From Triticum urartu cultivar G1812 chromosome 2, Tu2.1, whole genome shotgun sequence, a single genomic window includes:
- the LOC125539427 gene encoding acetylglutamate kinase-like has translation MLPTKPQLSSSLLASTPLFNPASNPNHAKPIAASPSPRRRLRISAASTAVSPGATALSRVDVLSEALPFIQRFKGKTVVVKYGGAAMKSPELQSSVIRDLVLLSCVGLRPILVHGGGPEINSWLLRVGVEPQFRNGLRVTDALTMEVVEMVLVGKVNKNLVSLINLAGGTAVGLCGKDARLITARPSPNAAALGFVGEVARVDATVLHPIIASGHIPVIATVAADETGQAYNINADTAAGEIAAAVGAEKLLLLTDVSGILADRNDPGSLVKEIDIAGVRQMVSGGQVAGGMIPKVECCVRALAQGVHTASIIDGRVPHSLLLEILTDEGTGTMITG, from the coding sequence atgCTCCCCACGAAGCCCCAGCTATCTTCCTCTCTGCTCGCATCCACGCCGCTCTTTAACCCCGCATCCAATCCCAACCACGCCAAGCCAATcgccgcctccccctccccccgccgccgcctccgcatCTCCGCCGCATCCACGGCGGTTTCGCCGGGGGCGACGGCGCTCAGCCGCGTCGACGTGCTCTCGGAGGCGCTCCCCTTCATCCAGCGCTTCAAGGGCAAGACGGTGGTGGTCAAGTACGGCGGCGCCGCGATGAAGTCCCCCGAGCTGCAGTCCTCCGTGATCCGCGACCTCGTCCTCCTCTCCTGCGTCGGCCTCCGCCCCATCCTCGTCCACGGCGGCGGGCCAGAGATCAACTCCTGGCTGCTCCGCGTCGGCGTCGAGCCGCAGTTCCGCAACGGCCTCCGCGTCACCGACGCGCTCACCATGGAGGTCGTCGAGATGGTGCTCGTTGGCAAGGTCAACAAGAATCTCGTCTCCCTCATCAACCTCGCCGGAGGCACCGCCGTCGGCCTCTGCGGCAAGGACGCGCGCCTCATcaccgcgcgcccctcccccaaCGCCGCAGCCCTTGGCTTCGTTGGCGAAGTCGCGCGGGTGGACGCCACTGTCCTCCACCCCATCATCGCCTCTGGTCACATCCCGGTCATTGCCACCGTTGCTGCCGACGAGACAGGGCAGGCCTACAACATCAACGCGGATACGGCGGCAGGTGAGATTGCCGCTGCGGTGGGCGCCGAGAAATTGCTACTGCTCACAGATGTGTCTGGGATACTGGCGGACCGTAATGACCCTGGCAGCCTGGTGAAGGAGATTGACATCGCTGGGGTGCGGCAGATGGTATCCGGTGGGCAGGTTGCTGGTGGAATGATCCCAAAGGTGGAGTGCTGCGTGAGAGCCCTCGCCCAGGGTGTGCACACTGCAAGCATCATCGATGGGCGTGTCCCGCACTCGCTGTTGCTTGAGATTCTCACAGATGAGGGCACTGGCACAATGATCACCGGCTAA